From a region of the Panicum virgatum strain AP13 chromosome 2K, P.virgatum_v5, whole genome shotgun sequence genome:
- the LOC120662796 gene encoding small nuclear ribonucleoprotein-associated proteins B and B'-like, with protein MSNPKGSKMLQFVNYRMRVTIQDGRQLVGKFMAFDRHMNLVLGDCEEFRRLPPSKSSKTTGDREERRTLGLLLLRGEEVVSMTVEGPPPPDESRAKAAAAGGALAGSGVGRAAGRGVPTGPLLQAAPGLAGPVRGVGGPAPGMMQPQISRPPMPNLSAPPVAYPQVVRPPQGMPPPHMRPGMPPQMPMPFQRPPGAPPAPFPGAPPQQFMRGPPPMGPPQIRPGMPGPPPPGMRPGMPPPPYGQPRPGMPPPPPGPQQPGQNPPQ; from the coding sequence ATGTCGAACCCAAAGGGCTCCAAGATGCTCCAGTTCGTCAACTACCGCATGCGAGTGACGATCCAGGACGGCCGCCAGCTTGTGGGCAAGTTCATGGCGTTCGACCGCCACATGAACCTCGTCCTCGGCGACTGCGAGGAgttccgccgcctcccgccctcCAAATCCTCCAAGACCACCGGCGACCGCGAGGAGCGCCGCACGctcgggctcctcctcctccgcggcgagGAGGTCGTCTCCATGACCGTCgagggcccgccgccgcccgacgagTCGCGCGCCAAGGCCGCGGCGGCTGGGGGTGCCCTCGCCGGCTCGGGTGTCGGCCGCGCCGCTGGGCGCGGTGTTCCCACCGGCCCGCTCCTCCAGGCCGCTCCGGGCCTCGCCGGCCCTGTTCGGGGCGTGGGTGGACCCGCCCCTGGCATGATGCAGCCCCAGATCTCGCGGCCGCCGATGCCCAATCTGtcggcgccgccggtggcgtACCCGCAGGTTGTGCGCCCGCCGCAGGGGATGCCTCCTCCGCATATGCGACCTGGAATGCCGCCGCAGATGCCGATGCCGTTCCAACGTCCGCCTGGGGCGCCGCCTGCGCCATTCCCTGGGGCACCCCCACAACAGTTCATGAGGGGACCCCCGCCGATGGGGCCGCCACAGATCAGGCCCGGGATGCCGGGTCCTCCACCCCCTGGAATGAGGCCTGGGATGCCTCCGCCGCCGTACGGACAGCCGAGGCCAGGGATGCCGCCCCCGCCACCTGGCCCGCAGCAGCCTGGACAGAACCCGCCGCAGTAG